The following are encoded together in the Sinorhizobium terangae genome:
- a CDS encoding GntR family transcriptional regulator, producing the protein MNKVKPREANNPTAVDVTDLILHDIQTGVLAPGSWLKQIDLEQRYQCTRPEVRRALDRLAQRRLVEHVPNRGYHVYEPDGRQASEVSEIRILLEAGVAGKIAANASELDVEALRDLASRFDTLILEGTPIELYEANLAFHHRLLSLCGNKELVNLVTEIRQRTSSAPVSQWKTRARIEQSSREHHQMIDAVAAGDGATLKEAIARHIRQD; encoded by the coding sequence ATGAACAAGGTGAAACCGCGGGAAGCAAACAATCCGACTGCAGTCGATGTCACGGACCTGATTCTCCATGACATCCAGACCGGCGTGCTTGCACCCGGATCATGGCTGAAGCAGATCGACCTGGAGCAGCGCTACCAGTGCACGAGGCCGGAAGTGCGGCGCGCACTCGACCGGCTTGCGCAACGCCGCCTTGTCGAACATGTGCCGAACCGCGGCTATCACGTGTACGAGCCCGATGGCCGGCAGGCTTCCGAAGTCAGCGAAATTCGCATCCTGCTCGAAGCGGGGGTTGCGGGCAAAATCGCCGCCAACGCGTCAGAGCTGGACGTCGAGGCCCTGCGTGACCTCGCGTCGCGCTTCGACACGCTCATTCTCGAAGGAACGCCGATCGAGCTCTACGAGGCCAATCTTGCCTTTCACCATCGGCTGCTTTCGCTCTGCGGCAACAAGGAACTCGTCAATCTCGTGACCGAGATCCGCCAGCGCACATCGTCGGCCCCGGTCTCGCAGTGGAAGACACGGGCGCGCATCGAACAATCCTCGCGCGAGCACCATCAAATGATCGACGCCGTTGCCGCCGGCGATGGAGCAACCCTCAAGGAAGCGATTGCACGCCACATTCGCCAGGATTGA
- a CDS encoding M20 family metallopeptidase → MKNSDAVWDLVEKKREAFCSLSDRVWDTPETNYEEYSSSAAHAAMLENEGFRVARGIAGMPTAVMGEAGEGGPVIAILGEFDALPGLSQEAGIAEERPLVVGGNGHGCGHNLLGAGSMMAATAVKDYLEANRIRARIRYYGCPAEEGGSSKGFMVRAGVFDDVDIAISWHPAPFAGVNNPISLACNEINFHFSGRASHAAASPHLGRSALDAVELMNVGVNYLREHMPSTARIHYAVTDTGGHAPNVVQARATVRYLVRARSLPELLDLSARVRNVADGAALMTGTTVRSEIVSGDANLVGNTPLESLMHSHLERLGPPVFDEEDRDLAAKFQETFSKEDIASSFERFGLKVRRGVALCDTIFPPESGNGTLVGSTDVGTVSWIVPTVQMRGATYAIGTPGHSWQLVAQGKLPAAHKGMEHAAKVMASTALDLILKPDLIAAAKADHAARLDGTPFVNPIPDDVDPPLPEKRDA, encoded by the coding sequence ATGAAAAATTCCGATGCCGTCTGGGACCTCGTCGAAAAGAAGCGCGAAGCGTTCTGCTCCTTGAGCGACCGTGTGTGGGACACGCCGGAAACCAACTACGAGGAATACAGCTCGTCCGCTGCGCACGCGGCCATGCTGGAGAATGAAGGTTTCCGCGTCGCGCGCGGCATTGCCGGCATGCCGACGGCAGTGATGGGCGAGGCGGGCGAGGGCGGCCCGGTTATCGCCATCCTTGGAGAGTTCGACGCGCTACCGGGTTTGAGCCAGGAGGCGGGGATTGCCGAGGAGAGGCCGCTCGTTGTCGGCGGCAACGGCCATGGCTGCGGACATAACCTGCTCGGCGCCGGCTCGATGATGGCGGCAACTGCCGTCAAGGACTATCTGGAGGCCAACCGCATCAGGGCGCGGATTCGCTATTACGGCTGCCCTGCCGAGGAGGGCGGCTCGTCCAAGGGCTTCATGGTGCGGGCGGGCGTTTTCGACGACGTCGATATCGCCATTTCCTGGCATCCGGCACCCTTCGCCGGCGTCAACAACCCGATCTCGCTCGCCTGCAACGAGATCAATTTCCACTTCAGCGGCCGCGCCTCGCATGCCGCCGCTTCGCCCCATCTCGGCCGCAGCGCGCTCGACGCCGTCGAGCTCATGAATGTGGGTGTCAACTATCTGCGCGAGCACATGCCGTCGACCGCCCGCATCCACTATGCCGTCACCGATACCGGCGGGCACGCACCGAACGTCGTCCAGGCGCGCGCGACGGTGCGCTATCTCGTCCGCGCCCGCAGTCTGCCGGAACTGCTCGATCTGTCCGCCCGCGTAAGGAATGTCGCCGACGGCGCGGCACTGATGACCGGCACGACGGTGCGGAGCGAAATCGTCAGCGGCGACGCCAATCTCGTCGGCAACACCCCGCTCGAATCCCTGATGCATTCGCACCTCGAACGCCTCGGTCCGCCGGTCTTTGATGAAGAGGACCGCGACCTTGCGGCCAAATTCCAGGAGACCTTCTCGAAGGAGGATATTGCCTCTTCCTTCGAGCGCTTCGGGCTGAAGGTGCGTCGCGGCGTTGCCCTGTGTGACACGATCTTTCCGCCGGAAAGCGGCAACGGCACGCTCGTCGGTTCGACCGACGTCGGCACGGTGAGTTGGATTGTGCCGACCGTCCAGATGCGCGGCGCGACCTACGCCATCGGAACGCCCGGTCATTCCTGGCAACTCGTCGCTCAAGGCAAGCTGCCAGCCGCGCACAAGGGCATGGAACATGCGGCAAAGGTGATGGCGAGCACGGCGCTCGACCTGATCCTGAAGCCCGATCTCATAGCCGCCGCCAAGGCCGATCATGCGGCGAGACTGGACGGCACGCCTTTCGTGAACCCGATCCCGGACGATGTCGATCCGCCGCTGCCGGAGAAGCGCGATGCTTGA
- a CDS encoding M28 family peptidase, with translation MLDLAQPDRERLAAHIEEFGRRIKLSGTPEELESFRYLEREMASYGYRTELLFHDAYISLPGQARVEANGENLRCITHSMSVATTSDGIRAPIVYVGEGDEAAFASVDVRGKTVLVDGIATEEVTALASAHGALGQLHISPNEHLYEMCVSPVWGSPSQVTRPKLPTTVVCTIARDDGARLRAQCQAGEIVLVSLWADVDTSWRKTPILVAELPAEKKVDDGAPFVLFSGHHDTWHYGVMDNGCANATMLEAARLLAARRGPWRRGLRLCFWSGHSHGRYSGSAWYADEYWDELDRRCVAHVNVDSTGGEGASVLTNSAVIDELKSVAAEAVEAVSGQRHAGRRHGRAADQSFWGVGIPSMFGSLSHQPPGPVKMLTALGWWWHTPHDMVEHIDLDNLERDTAIVLRVLWRLLTAPVLPLDYTAVAASMRKELLTLQDRLGDRMDIDILISRLGAFEEAVQAVNRMAESAGEDALEAINRSLMQVSRLLVPLNYTTGHRFSHDSALPHPAWPSLAGLRELADLPQSSPELPFYAVHARQCRNLAAHALREARATLAAALKHDTR, from the coding sequence ATGCTTGACCTAGCTCAACCCGATCGAGAGCGGCTGGCTGCCCATATCGAGGAGTTCGGCCGCCGCATCAAGCTCTCGGGAACGCCTGAGGAACTTGAGAGCTTCCGTTATCTCGAACGGGAGATGGCGTCCTACGGCTATCGCACGGAGCTTCTGTTCCACGACGCCTATATCAGCCTGCCCGGACAGGCTCGCGTCGAGGCAAACGGCGAAAACCTGCGCTGCATCACGCATTCGATGTCGGTTGCGACGACAAGCGACGGCATCCGCGCGCCGATCGTCTATGTCGGTGAGGGCGACGAGGCGGCCTTCGCCTCCGTCGATGTCAGAGGCAAGACCGTTCTTGTCGATGGCATTGCCACCGAGGAAGTGACCGCGCTCGCAAGCGCGCATGGCGCTCTGGGCCAGCTTCATATCAGCCCGAACGAACACCTTTACGAAATGTGCGTTTCACCGGTATGGGGCAGTCCCTCGCAGGTTACGCGGCCGAAGCTTCCAACGACGGTCGTTTGTACGATCGCGCGCGACGACGGCGCGAGGCTACGGGCGCAATGCCAAGCGGGCGAGATCGTGCTGGTGTCGCTTTGGGCGGACGTCGATACCAGCTGGCGCAAAACGCCCATTCTCGTTGCGGAGCTGCCTGCTGAAAAGAAAGTGGACGACGGCGCCCCTTTCGTGCTGTTTTCCGGCCATCACGACACCTGGCACTACGGTGTCATGGACAACGGATGCGCCAACGCCACCATGCTGGAGGCGGCAAGGTTGCTCGCCGCGCGGCGCGGCCCGTGGCGGCGGGGCTTGCGTCTCTGCTTCTGGTCCGGCCATTCGCATGGGCGCTATTCGGGATCCGCCTGGTATGCGGACGAATATTGGGACGAGCTCGATCGGCGCTGCGTCGCCCATGTGAATGTCGATTCGACCGGCGGCGAGGGGGCAAGCGTGCTTACCAACTCGGCTGTCATCGACGAGTTGAAATCCGTTGCGGCTGAAGCGGTCGAGGCGGTAAGCGGACAGCGCCACGCCGGTCGCCGCCACGGCCGCGCCGCGGACCAGTCGTTCTGGGGTGTTGGCATACCGTCGATGTTCGGCAGCCTCAGCCATCAGCCGCCCGGTCCCGTCAAGATGCTGACGGCGCTTGGCTGGTGGTGGCATACGCCGCACGACATGGTAGAGCACATCGATCTCGACAACCTTGAACGCGACACGGCAATCGTGCTGCGCGTTCTGTGGCGCCTGTTGACTGCGCCAGTGCTACCGCTCGACTACACCGCCGTTGCCGCTTCGATGAGGAAGGAACTGCTGACCCTTCAGGACCGCCTCGGCGACCGCATGGACATCGACATTTTGATTTCGCGCCTTGGCGCGTTCGAGGAAGCGGTACAGGCTGTGAACAGGATGGCCGAGAGCGCCGGCGAGGACGCGCTGGAAGCGATCAACCGCTCCCTCATGCAGGTGTCTCGTCTGCTCGTGCCCCTCAATTACACGACCGGACACCGCTTCAGCCACGACAGCGCCCTGCCGCACCCGGCCTGGCCATCGCTTGCCGGCCTGCGCGAGCTTGCCGACCTGCCGCAGAGCTCGCCCGAACTGCCGTTTTATGCCGTGCACGCCCGACAATGCCGAAACCTCGCTGCACATGCCTTGCGGGAGGCGCGGGCAACACTGGCAGCCGCCCTCAAACACGACACGCGCTGA
- a CDS encoding transporter substrate-binding domain-containing protein codes for MKRSRFVAAIFMAGLSLTATSALAKDWTHVRVGIEGAFPPWNALDSQGQLTGFDVDLIKDVCARAKVECELMTGEWTSLIPSLNAGKFDLIMTLGINEKRKQVVDFTIPYASGVATFLIAKNGPVTELPMTGERLNLNDKAKADPVMKTIGEALDGKTVGVVQSTSQEQLINAYFGDTVTVRAYKNSGERDLDLKAGRIDAGFDSGVYGTSMLAKPGNEGLAMTGPLVKGAMLATEVAMGMRKGEAELKARFDDAIKAAAADGVIRALSEKWSKLDLTPSF; via the coding sequence ATGAAACGAAGCAGATTTGTCGCCGCCATTTTCATGGCCGGCCTTTCCTTGACCGCCACGTCGGCGCTGGCCAAGGACTGGACGCATGTCCGGGTCGGGATCGAAGGCGCCTTCCCGCCATGGAATGCGCTCGATTCCCAGGGCCAGCTCACCGGATTCGACGTCGATTTGATCAAGGATGTTTGTGCCCGCGCCAAGGTGGAATGCGAGTTGATGACGGGCGAATGGACCAGCCTCATCCCCAGTCTCAACGCCGGCAAGTTCGATCTCATCATGACGCTCGGCATCAATGAGAAGCGCAAGCAGGTCGTCGACTTCACCATCCCCTATGCGAGTGGTGTCGCGACTTTCCTGATTGCCAAGAACGGACCGGTCACCGAGTTGCCGATGACCGGCGAGCGCCTTAATCTCAACGACAAGGCGAAGGCCGATCCGGTCATGAAGACGATCGGCGAAGCGCTCGACGGCAAGACCGTCGGCGTTGTGCAGTCGACCAGCCAGGAACAGCTCATCAACGCCTATTTCGGCGACACCGTCACGGTGCGCGCCTACAAGAACTCCGGCGAACGCGATCTCGACCTCAAGGCTGGGCGCATCGATGCCGGGTTCGACAGCGGCGTCTATGGAACGTCGATGCTCGCCAAGCCCGGCAACGAGGGCCTCGCCATGACAGGACCTTTGGTCAAGGGCGCGATGCTGGCAACGGAAGTGGCGATGGGCATGCGCAAGGGGGAGGCTGAGTTGAAGGCGAGGTTCGACGACGCGATCAAGGCCGCAGCGGCTGACGGCGTTATTCGTGCGCTCTCCGAAAAATGGAGCAAGCTCGATCTTACGCCCTCGTTCTAA
- a CDS encoding ABC transporter permease produces the protein MSNPGFLDIISFGPDRWGHALAAGAWMTILIALAGFAIGSVIGTLGAWAKISGGRFLRMFADAYTTILRGIPDLLVIYLFYFGGSAVVTAVGQFFGAEGFVSFPGFLAGALAVGLTSGAQQTEVFRGAFRAVHPGELEAATACGMGRVLKFRRITAPLTLRHALPGLGNVWQVVLKESALVSVTGVVELLRQAQIGAGSTSLPFDFYFIAAMIYLAISTVSGLFLNASERWFSRGVRRG, from the coding sequence ATGAGTAATCCCGGTTTCCTCGACATCATCAGTTTCGGGCCTGACAGGTGGGGTCACGCGCTTGCCGCGGGCGCGTGGATGACGATCCTGATCGCGCTTGCCGGCTTTGCGATCGGCAGCGTCATCGGTACCCTCGGCGCGTGGGCGAAGATATCCGGCGGCCGGTTCCTCCGGATGTTCGCCGATGCCTATACGACGATCTTGCGCGGCATTCCGGATCTGCTCGTCATCTACCTTTTCTATTTCGGCGGCAGCGCCGTCGTGACGGCGGTCGGGCAGTTCTTCGGCGCCGAGGGCTTCGTCAGCTTTCCGGGCTTTCTCGCTGGTGCGCTTGCGGTCGGCTTGACCTCCGGTGCCCAGCAGACGGAGGTTTTCCGTGGCGCTTTCCGTGCCGTCCATCCGGGCGAACTGGAGGCGGCGACCGCCTGCGGTATGGGCCGCGTGCTCAAGTTCCGCCGCATCACCGCGCCGCTGACGCTGCGCCACGCGCTGCCCGGACTCGGCAATGTCTGGCAGGTGGTGCTGAAAGAGTCGGCGCTCGTTTCGGTCACCGGCGTCGTCGAGCTTCTGCGCCAAGCCCAAATCGGCGCCGGATCGACCAGTCTGCCTTTCGATTTCTATTTCATCGCCGCGATGATCTATCTCGCGATTTCCACCGTTTCCGGCCTCTTCCTCAATGCCTCGGAACGCTGGTTCTCGCGCGGCGTCAGGAGGGGTTGA